The DNA sequence CGCTAATGAGCGACGTGGGGTATAAAGATAATCTTCCTCGCGTTGGATGCGGGCAAGTTCTTGCTGATGCTCTATAGTTGCCACAATCATGGCATATGTTCCTAATGCAACAAAAGCTAAACCTAGAATTCGCGAAAATCGCACGGGATTGAAGTTTTCAGGAACTTGCAAGCTACGGATTGCACTGACGATGCGATCGATCCCAAATCCAAAGCTAATTAAAGCTAGACAAGTCCGAATCCATGCCATAAGTGTACGTTCAGCCGCAGCGCGGTTGCGTTCTTTGGCAAGTTCAGCTTGGATATTCGGTGCTTTGCGTGCCGGAAGCGGGTCATTCATTACCAATCAATTCGACTGCGGTCATTATTTTCTTTTATTTGAAACCGAATTTAGCCTGAGCAGTCATAAAAAGTTAAAGAACTCAGTTTAAAGATAGATTATTTTCCTGTTAATAACAGGTTAAAAAGTATTTCAAGTAACTTAGTACACTGAGTTAATTAAAGCACATAGTTTTGAAAAAGGGGAAGCTACTACTGCCAATGCCGATAAAAGCTACTGTAGAGCGTCAATCAGGAAAAAGATGAGTAAAGCTGCTACGAAAACGACACGTCTTCCAGGGAAAGCAAATACCAGTATTTGGTCGCAGTTTGAAGCAAAGCGATCGCCGCCGCGCAAAACCTTACGCCCAGGACAATTCGGTTGGGTAGTAAACACAGTAATTCCACTGAGTTTAACCATTGTAGCTGGTATCGCGGTTTTGTTACCAACCGATATAGAGTACTCAGCCCGCTTATCTTTATTTGCCTTCGCTCTCGCAGTGATTCTTTGGTCAACAACATCGTTGAATGCAGCTTACGTCGCACTCGCCGCCATGATGCTACTGATTTTGTTTGGTGGCATTTCCCAAGAACAACTTTACGAAGCGCTAGCATCCGACGTTATTTGGCTGATGATCGGTGCTTTTATTTTAGGGGGAGCGGTACAGCAAACAGGCTTAGCTGCCAGATTAACACAACTTGTGGTAGCAAAAGCGCAAAGTGTGGGCAGTATGTTTTGGTTGATGACAACAATGCTGATTCCGCTATCCTTTTTTATTCCTTCCACCTCTGGTAGGGCAGCGGTTGTGATTCCTGTTTTTCGCAGTATTGCCAGTGCGGCTGGCGATCGCCGCATTACACGCGGTTTAGCCTTGCTCATGCCCACGGTGATCTTAGTTTCCACAATTGCAACGCTGATTGGCGCAGGTTCGCACCTGATTGCGAATGACTTACTCCACCAAATTGCCGGAGTACGTTTGTCGTTTGCGCAATGGGTACTTTACGGTTTGCCGTTTGGAGTTGTCGCGAGTTATCTCTCGTGTTGGGTAATTATGCGGTTGTTTCTCGACAAAAAACGTCTCAGCCGCCGCCTGCAAGTGCCACTTGCTAAACGTAAACCTTTATCGCAGAAAGAATGGGTGACTTTAATTGTTGTTGCCATTATGGTTGCCCTCTGGCTAACTGAAAGCTGGCACGGGTTTGAAATTGCGACTGTCACTGTTATCGGTGCGTTGATTTTAACTGCTCCTAGTGTTGGAGTATTAAAGTGGCAAGAAGGACTCAAAGCAGTTTCTTGGAACTTAATTATTTTTGTCGGTGCTGCCTTAATTCTCGGACGCGCTTTGATTGATACAGGTGCCGCACAATGGATTATCAATCAACTGTTTAACCTTAGTGGCATTGTCGGTGCAGAGTCACAGCTACTGATTTTAGTTGTACTTACCGTAATTTCGCTTACTTCGCATATTTATATGACATCGCACACTGCGAGGGCGGTTGCACTTGTACCTGCCATATTGTACCTCGCGAGTAGCTTGCAACTTAATCCAGCGGCGGTGTTGTTTATCAGTACGGTAGGTATGGACTACTGTTTGACGTTTCCCGTGAGTTCTAAAGCGTTGTTGATGTTTCAAGAACTCGAAGGCGAAACATACAAGCCAACCGATTTACTGCGCCTGAGTTCAGTCATGCTGTTGATTCACTTTGGATTGATGGTGCTATTTTACTACGCCTATTGGCGCTGGATTGGTTTAAGTCTGTAAGCAATACGATCTATGAATCTACGACAGAAACTATTAACGACATTTGGCGGACTCGCATTGCTGACATTAGTTTCCTCTGGTGTAACGCTATGGACGATCGCACAATGGCGAATTAGTAGCGAACAACTGCAAGGTCATTACCAACGCAGCTTACTTTTGCAGCGCGTGCGAGCAAACGCTTTTCGCGCGATTAAAGAAGTGCCAGACGCAATTACAGGTAACGATCCGGATGCGCGTCAAGAATTTGAATCATTCCTGCAACCAGTCGAGCAAGACTTTCAGCAGTGGTCGGCGTTAGCGCACAACAAGGCAGAACAGCAGGAAGTACAACAAGTTCGTCAAGCATACAATGTGCTAGTACAAAACGCTCGCAGAGTTTTTGATTTGGTAGACGCTGGGCGAATAACGGAAGCGTTGCAGTTTGCAGAAAACCCCCTCGAAGGAGATAACTTCGCCTCATTTCAGGCAGTGACAGAAGAAGCCGTTGCTTCCGACCGACAAAATCGTCAGATTATCAATGCGCAAGTGCAAAATACACAACAAACCGCACAAGTCGCGCTGGCAATTGCTGCATTTGGGGCAATTTCGCTCATCCTCCTGCTTGCCGCTTATTTAGCTTCTGATTTATTTGCACCTCTACGCGAAGTTGAATACGCCCTCAATGACGTATCGCGGGGTGATTTTCAGCGGCGCTTAGAAATCGAACGCGAC is a window from the Chroococcidiopsis sp. TS-821 genome containing:
- a CDS encoding YidH family protein encodes the protein MNDPLPARKAPNIQAELAKERNRAAAERTLMAWIRTCLALISFGFGIDRIVSAIRSLQVPENFNPVRFSRILGLAFVALGTYAMIVATIEHQQELARIQREEDYLYTPRRSLALTVAIALVFIGVIAFIGILF
- a CDS encoding SLC13 family permease: MSKAATKTTRLPGKANTSIWSQFEAKRSPPRKTLRPGQFGWVVNTVIPLSLTIVAGIAVLLPTDIEYSARLSLFAFALAVILWSTTSLNAAYVALAAMMLLILFGGISQEQLYEALASDVIWLMIGAFILGGAVQQTGLAARLTQLVVAKAQSVGSMFWLMTTMLIPLSFFIPSTSGRAAVVIPVFRSIASAAGDRRITRGLALLMPTVILVSTIATLIGAGSHLIANDLLHQIAGVRLSFAQWVLYGLPFGVVASYLSCWVIMRLFLDKKRLSRRLQVPLAKRKPLSQKEWVTLIVVAIMVALWLTESWHGFEIATVTVIGALILTAPSVGVLKWQEGLKAVSWNLIIFVGAALILGRALIDTGAAQWIINQLFNLSGIVGAESQLLILVVLTVISLTSHIYMTSHTARAVALVPAILYLASSLQLNPAAVLFISTVGMDYCLTFPVSSKALLMFQELEGETYKPTDLLRLSSVMLLIHFGLMVLFYYAYWRWIGLSL